A genomic window from Pecten maximus chromosome 6, xPecMax1.1, whole genome shotgun sequence includes:
- the LOC117329000 gene encoding alkylated DNA repair protein alkB homolog 8-like: MVEVQNMTKLSKSERKLRKKQSKSQHTLLKHDGIQASDTPTKILCVNNAGLGSGVSRDEVNELFSAVGRVEDVIMMPQKPYAFVCYDNEKEAEAAYGNLNGHTLLENKDRKWSVTLYISYVSQVPPSLSPSDELPPGLILLKDFISQDYADKMLESIKWHEEESPGLQKELKHREVKHYGYEFKYGINDVDVDDPLPQGVPAICQEFLDRVLKTGHVKHFPDQVTVNKYQPGQGIPPHVDTPSAFEDGIMSLSLGSQVLMDFRHPTGKHLSVLLPAQSLLIMTGESRYVWSHGITPRKSDIVHTPDGRLTLVHRGTRISYTFRKIIPPKDRINRPVPFAMENRQSNPTKLPQSTSDAATLEETHVHKVYEEIADHFSGTRHSPWPRIADFIRAQPMGSILADIGCGNGKYLGINKDIFEVGSDRSLNLAKICRNREFPVFVSDVMSIPIRSGVCDICLCIAVLHHLSTEERRLHGISELLRILHPGGKALIYVWAMEQELHKIKSKYLKEVKVTDSTNRNEQDNATEIDEVKTNDSPVDMLPSDKAVSTQINQLSLSKGELENEDNYTSQNEYVDGQEVNIPPPSCDRLVTPELTLTGKCGHVSEPQCSSKVLEVHKNRTKFKQQDMLVPWQLKKKEKVEASVKDLGEPVFHRYYHVFRQGELEALCGKLDNCRVQESYYDQGNWVVILQKL; encoded by the exons atACTTTGTGTTAACAATGCAGGGCTTGGTAGCGGTGTGTCTAGGGATGAAgtgaatgaattattttcagCTGTTGGCAGAGTAGAGGATGTGATTATGATGCCTCAGAAACCTTATGCTTTTGTGTGTTATGACAATGAGAAGGAAGCTGAGGCTGCATATGGAAACCTAAACGGCCATACATTGCTGGAAAACAAGGATAGGAAGTGGTCTGTGACATTATACATATCTTATGTCAGTCAAG TTCCTCCAAGCCTTTCACCCTCTGATGAGCTCCCTCCTGGCCTCATCCTTCTCAAGGACTTTATCTCACAAGACTATGCAGACAAAATGCTGGAATCCATTAAATGGCATGAAGAGGAATCACCCG GTCTGCAGAAAGAACTCAAGCACAGAGAAGTCAAGCATTATGGGTATGAATTTAAATATGGAATCAATGATGTAGATGTTGATGATCCTCTGCCTCAAGGAGTTCCAGCCATCTGTCAGGAGTTTCTGGACAGGGTGTTAAAAACAGGCCATGTGAAACACTTTCCTGACCAAGTCACAGTTAACAAATATCAGCCAGGACAAG GTATACCTCCCCATGTAGATACCCCTTCTGCGTTTGAGGATGGAATCATGTCACTTAGTCTTGGTTCACAG GTGTTGATGGATTTCCGACATCCTACTGGTAAACACTTGTCTGTGTTGTTGCCTGCTCAAAGTCTGCTGATAATGACGGGGGAGTCACGCTACGTCTGGTCACACGGAATCACACCACGTAAATCGGACATTGTCCACACACCTGATGGCAGACTGACCCTCGTACACCGGGGTACTCGTATCTCATATACATTCAGAAAAATCATCCCGCCAAAGGACAGAATTAATCGTCCTGTACCCTTTGCTATGGAGAATAG GCAATCCAACCCGACAAAACTTCCACAATCAACATCTGATGCTGCAACCCTGGAGGAGACGCATGTTCATAAG GTATATGAAGAAATAGCAGACCACTTCAGTGGGACCCGGCATAGTCCATGGCCACGGATAGCAGATTTTATCAGGGCACAACCAATGGGGTCTATTCTGGCTGACATTGGATGTGGCAACGGCAAGTACCTCGGTATCAACAAGGACATATTTGAG GTTGGGTCCGATAGAAGCTTGAATCTGGCGAAGATCTGTCGAAATCGAGAGTTCCCTGTGTTTGTCAGTGACGTCATGTCTATACCTATCAGATCGGGTGTCTGTGACATTTGTCTCTGTATCGCTGTGCTGCACCATCTCTCTACAGAG gAGAGAAGATTGCATGGAATATCGGAACTGCTTCGTATCCTACATCCAGGAGGGAAAGCTCTAATCTATGTGTGGGCAATGGAACAGGAACTTCATAAAATTAAATCGAAATATTTGAAAGAGGTTAAAGTCACAGATTCTACAAATAGAAATGAACAGGACAATGCCACAGAAATTGATGAGGTAAAGACGAACGATTCACCAGTAGACATGTTACCGTCAGATAAAGCTGTATCTACTCAAATTAATCAATTATCCTTGTCAAAAGGAGAATTGGAAAATGAGGATAATTACACTAGTCAGAATGAATATGTTGATGGACAGGAGGTGAATATACCACCACCTTCTTGTGATAGGCTAGTAACACCAGAATTAACACTAACAGGGAAATGTGGACACGTATCCGAACCACAGTGTAGTAGTAAGGTATTAGAGGTGCACAAAAACAGGACTAAATTTAAACAACAGGACATGTTAGTCCCCTGGCAGTTAAAGAAGAAGGAGAAGGTCGAAGCCAGCGTGAAGGACCTAGGGGAGCCAGTGTTCCATCGGTATTACCATGTGTTCCGACAGGGAGAGCTTGAGGCTCTGTGTGGGAAACTGGACAATTGTCGAGTACAGGAGAGTTACTATGACCAGGGAAACTGGGTTGTCATACTGCAGAAGTTATAG